One window of the Lytechinus variegatus isolate NC3 chromosome 3, Lvar_3.0, whole genome shotgun sequence genome contains the following:
- the LOC121410983 gene encoding 5' exonuclease Apollo-like, producing the protein MNGAVITGTPIAVDYWRCHKSPCSKVFFLSHAHSDHTSGLSSTWRYPIYCSEVTGKVVVAKCEVKQSLIKSLSVGSRHIIPLDESGKETMTVTLIDANHCPGSTMFLFEGYFGRFLYTGDFRYHPSMFPNTLLGLNRPVDRLYLDNTYNSPNNDFPGEDDCKVKIMEVLAEYPYTNVVLGMHQLGKEDLLVDIAEFYGEKIQVTPERMSVIKLLDCKDVFTTCEERIRVVPVHTITISRVEQWNNEFPTIVIIPSAIFRTQRKSCIANHPSVFIIPYSSHSSYNELIQFVRCVRPKKVIPIVQPPPSKASEAVIANMGNFNQYLDLNPPTPVSIPSSVQTYMNSHLSEVGRPILRKRRSVTDMKCASKIAKGVVFEDTSDDESECKENTNGNGIHESTSDSDLVELDFDEAPENNEDDSTESIWDMKPNSKTAYGFEKLDRLKDKLSTCTQATEAFQNKDQGSDQDIQDNEPKEPPRMLQVCTGTFYSKPKWIKQSSRKKTLHHVCKHSQSGKSCLCKYLVFKESNQISKKSLDKSPSNSNSKCTTNRSICDPCKSARTNFGIVADEPCASTHAETVSLHEDQQAPSIMPVDRRSRKDVKCYSAIQNFYKRVKSGSITSSCTSR; encoded by the coding sequence ATGAACGGTGCTGTTATTACAGGTACTCCGATAGCAGTTGACTATTGGCGATGTCATAAGTCTCCATGCAGCAAAGTGTTCTTCTTGTCCCATGCCCATTCAGACCACACCAGCGGTTTATCTTCAACATGGCGTTACCCAATCTACTGCTCAGAGGTTACGGGAAAGGTTGTAGTTGCCAAGTGTGAGGTGAAGCAATCACTCATCAAGTCTCTATCAGTAGGAAGCAGACACATCATTCCTCTAGATGAGAGTGGAAAGGAAACCATGACCGTTACTCTTATTGATGCAAATCACTGTCCAGGTTCTACCATGTTCCTGTTTGAAGGTTACTTTGGACGTTTCCTTTACACAGGTGATTTCCGCTACCATCCATCTATGTTTCCAAACACTCTCCTCGGGCTGAATCGTCCAGTGGATAGACTGTACCTTGACAACACCTACAACAGTCCCAATAATGACTTTCCAGGGGAAGATGATTGCAAGGTAAAGATCATGGAAGTTTTAGCTGAGTACCCCTACACAAATGTTGTACTTGGTATGCACCAGCTTGGAAAAGAAGACCTCTTGGTCGATATTGCAGAGTTCTATGGGGAGAAGATTCAAGTGACCCCTGAACGAATGTCAGTTATTAAACTACTGGACTGCAAAGATGTGTTCACAACATGTGAGGAAAGGATCAGGGTGGTACCAGTACACACTATAACCATTAGTAGGGTAGAGCAGTGGAATAATGAGTTTCCAACTATAGTTATCATTCCATCAGCTATCTTTAGAACTCAACGGAAAAGTTGCATTGCAAATCATCCCAGTGTATTCATCATTCCATATTCTAGCCATTCTTCATACAATGAGCTTATCCAGTTTGTGAGATGTGTGAGACCCAAGAAGGTAATTCCCATTGTACAACCACCACCATCTAAAGCATCTGAAGCAGTTATTGCTAACATGGGTAACTTCAATCAATATCTAGATCTAAACCCACCCACTCCAGTCAGTATCCCATCATCTGTACAAACATACATGAACTCCCACCTTTCAGAAGTGGGAAGACCCATTCTTAGAAAAAGACGGTCAGTAACTGACATGAAGTGTGCTTCAAAGATTGCCAAAGGTGTTGTCTTTGAAGATACAAGCGATGATGAGAGTGAATGTAAAGAAAACACAAATGGAAATGGCATACATGAAAGTACTTCTGACAGCGATCTTGTGGAATTAGATTTTGATGAAGCTCCAGAAAACAACGAGGATGACTCCACCGAGTCTATTTGGGATATGAAACCTAATAGTAAAACTGCATATGGATTTGAAAAGCTTGATAGATTGAAGGACAagctatctacatgtacacaggCTACAGAGGCTTTTCAGAACAAGGATCAGGGATCTGATCAGGACATCCAGGATAATGAACCAAAAGAACCACCTAGAATGTTGCAGGTTTGTACTGGAACATTCTACAGCAAACCTAAGTGGATAAAGCAATCTTCTAGGAAAAAGACTTTACACCATGTTTGCAAACATTCTCAGTCTGGAAAGTCTTGTCTTTGCAAGTATCTAGTTTTCAAAGAATCAAATCAGATCTCCAAAAAGAGCCTGGATAAATCACCCAGCAACAGTAACTCCAAGTGTACGACAAATAGATCAATTTGTGACCCTTGCAAAAGTGCAAGAACTAACTTTGGTATTGTAGCAGATGAACCATGTGCATCCACACATGCAGAAACTGTCAGTCTTCATGAAGATCAGCAAGCACCAAGTATTATGCCAGTCGACCGCAGATCTagaaaagatgtaaaatgttattcTGCTATTCAAAATTTTTACAAGAGGGTGAAGTCAGGTAGCATTACATCTTCATGTACATCTAGATGA